A region from the Salidesulfovibrio onnuriiensis genome encodes:
- a CDS encoding FUSC family protein, with product MSITPFIPPDSVRAHLVHALKTGLAAAIAFGVAEVFKLHFAYWASLSAVIVMQINVADSLQMCWYRFSGTAVGAVIGILVILIFPETTAMTYLGLFLSVAFCAYMTRYNNRYKMAAITVTIVVLASLGSPERVTYGLFRVLEIGIGVGSAFLVSLLLLPQRVGLALERRLTERFCQCAAHYNALMEGFLSLQEHLDPHMLDGFTANLRKDRELYNKVLKHERIIYHDDTALMGLKLTTLEKCTAHAQAMLDALNSHVGHGYEILMAKELRRLTEATTMVMRQACQGELPHSAGLAEIIELCEDRLAELRAEGVTKRFYLQKLTQFFAFYHGAHFMARDMVQYATDPMLLKMAGRRPSREKA from the coding sequence ATGAGCATCACGCCCTTCATCCCCCCGGACTCGGTCCGGGCGCATCTGGTCCACGCACTGAAAACCGGCCTGGCCGCGGCCATCGCCTTTGGCGTCGCCGAAGTCTTCAAGCTCCATTTCGCCTACTGGGCCTCGCTCTCCGCGGTCATCGTCATGCAGATCAACGTGGCCGACTCCCTGCAGATGTGCTGGTACCGCTTTTCTGGCACGGCCGTGGGCGCGGTCATCGGCATCCTGGTCATCCTGATCTTCCCGGAGACCACGGCCATGACCTACCTGGGCCTGTTCCTTTCCGTGGCCTTCTGCGCCTACATGACCCGCTACAACAATCGCTACAAGATGGCGGCCATCACCGTGACCATCGTGGTGCTGGCCAGCCTGGGCAGCCCGGAGCGCGTCACCTACGGGCTCTTCCGCGTGCTGGAGATCGGCATCGGCGTGGGCAGCGCATTCCTGGTCAGCCTGTTGCTCCTGCCCCAGCGCGTGGGCCTGGCCCTGGAGCGCCGCCTTACCGAACGATTCTGCCAGTGCGCCGCCCACTACAACGCCCTCATGGAGGGATTCCTCTCCCTGCAGGAGCACCTGGACCCGCACATGCTGGACGGCTTCACGGCCAACCTCCGCAAGGACCGGGAACTGTACAACAAGGTGCTCAAGCACGAGCGCATCATCTATCATGACGACACGGCCCTCATGGGCCTGAAGCTGACGACCTTGGAAAAGTGCACGGCCCACGCACAGGCCATGCTCGACGCCCTGAACAGCCACGTAGGCCATGGATATGAAATTCTGATGGCAAAGGAACTGCGGCGGCTGACCGAGGCCACCACCATGGTCATGCGACAGGCCTGCCAGGGTGAACTGCCCCATTCCGCAGGGCTGGCGGAGATCATCGAACTCTGTGAGGACCGGCTGGCCGAGCTGCGGGCCGAGGGCGTGACCAAGCGCTTCTACCTCCAGAAACTGACCCAGTTCTTCGCCTTCTATCACGGCGCCCACTTCATGGCCCGGGACATGGTCCAGTACGCGACCGACCCCATGCTCCTTAAGATGGCGGGCAGGCGCCCCAGCCGGGAAAAAGCATGA
- a CDS encoding universal stress protein gives MAADATDSILRHVLTQGLSPSGRQEPDAGESLEPHLLVPLSSHSMAGAGLDFLSHFFEDKSSVRLTLMHIPPSQAAVWVEETSYESLNALEAQAAQCAGKGRRVVDDARRRLLAAGFDPERIEGKVAPHQMGKAHDIIREAREGRYDAVVLGRRVQTGLEDVFDQSICRELIESLTHAISFPLWLCRLPEKGRRDVLLCVDGSDPSDRMADHVGYMLARSPGHRVTVFHVHDPSKSAPLDAEAILGHAVDVLLEAGVPLARIGQMVRRGASPARLIEEEYASGSYAAVAIGSAGADRGFWNKLLVGSVAQALFKKLRGAALWVCY, from the coding sequence ATGGCGGCTGATGCAACGGATTCCATTTTGCGGCACGTGCTGACCCAGGGCCTTTCCCCGTCGGGCAGGCAAGAACCCGACGCGGGCGAGAGCCTGGAGCCGCATCTTCTCGTTCCCCTTTCCAGCCATTCCATGGCCGGCGCGGGCCTGGATTTCCTTTCCCATTTTTTTGAGGACAAGAGCTCGGTGCGTCTGACGCTCATGCACATCCCTCCCTCCCAGGCCGCGGTGTGGGTGGAGGAAACGAGCTATGAAAGCCTCAACGCCCTGGAGGCGCAGGCCGCCCAGTGCGCGGGCAAGGGACGCAGGGTGGTGGACGACGCCCGACGCAGGCTCCTGGCCGCCGGGTTCGACCCCGAGCGCATCGAGGGCAAGGTCGCACCCCACCAGATGGGCAAGGCCCACGACATCATCCGCGAGGCCCGCGAGGGGCGCTACGATGCCGTGGTCCTGGGCCGCCGCGTGCAGACCGGGCTGGAGGACGTGTTCGACCAGTCCATCTGTCGGGAGCTCATTGAAAGCCTTACCCATGCCATCAGTTTTCCCCTCTGGCTCTGCCGCCTGCCGGAAAAGGGGCGCAGGGACGTGCTGCTCTGCGTGGACGGTTCCGATCCCTCCGACCGCATGGCCGACCACGTGGGCTACATGCTGGCCCGCAGCCCGGGGCACAGGGTCACCGTGTTCCACGTGCACGATCCCTCCAAGTCCGCCCCCCTGGACGCCGAGGCCATCCTCGGCCATGCAGTGGACGTGCTGCTGGAGGCCGGGGTTCCCCTGGCGCGCATCGGCCAGATGGTCCGGCGCGGCGCAAGCCCGGCCCGCCTCATCGAGGAGGAATACGCCTCGGGCAGCTATGCGGCCGTGGCCATCGGCAGCGCCGGGGCCGACCGGGGATTCTGGAACAAGCTCCTGGTGGGCTCGGTGGCCCAGGCCCTGTTCAAGAAGCTCCGGGGCGCGGCCCTGTGGGTCTGCTACTGA
- a CDS encoding MFS transporter has product MMRTPGKSRTVQEYIDETPLWADGTPAPSTPMTGMQWRIWALATAGKFFEGLVVFMTGVALPLMVQEYGLSAMQKGAVGAMPLFGILVGATALGGLADHFGRKTMFIVEMILFAACLTLLVISPGYEFLLAALFGVGLSLGCDYPTAHMVISESIPSANRGRLVLGAFGFQAIGALAGTAVGYLILSNIPEITAWRWMYATAVPPAIVVVLARFSITDSAPWLAARGRIAEAEQETQRLLRRDPPYPGKVTLSRPVSAAESGEASGFRALFSRRYRRATLLAAIPWFLQDLGTYGIGIFTPTILASVLGTKARYARNLADLLHNDMLAAKGAAFIDILLLVGIIGAVLLVDRAGRIRLQVMGFLGCAAGLLLAALSLEASGHARTTLLFSGFMLFSFMTNLGPNAMTYLIAGEVFPTRIRGLGAGIAASTAKIGAVATAFLFPVLLADIGTQTILYILVGTSLVGAAVTWVCRIETTGKSLDAIEYDREKG; this is encoded by the coding sequence ATGATGCGCACCCCGGGCAAATCCAGAACCGTTCAGGAATACATCGACGAAACCCCGCTCTGGGCCGACGGGACCCCGGCCCCGTCCACGCCCATGACCGGCATGCAGTGGCGCATCTGGGCCCTGGCCACGGCAGGCAAGTTCTTTGAGGGCCTGGTGGTGTTCATGACCGGGGTGGCCCTGCCGCTCATGGTCCAGGAATACGGGCTTTCGGCCATGCAGAAGGGCGCGGTGGGAGCCATGCCCCTCTTCGGCATTCTCGTGGGGGCCACGGCCCTGGGCGGGCTGGCCGACCACTTCGGCCGCAAGACGATGTTCATCGTGGAGATGATCCTGTTCGCGGCCTGCCTGACCCTGCTGGTCATCAGCCCCGGCTATGAATTCCTGCTGGCCGCCCTGTTCGGGGTGGGTCTTTCCCTGGGGTGCGACTACCCCACGGCCCATATGGTCATCTCCGAATCCATTCCCAGCGCCAACCGGGGCAGGCTGGTGCTCGGGGCCTTCGGCTTCCAGGCCATCGGGGCCCTGGCGGGCACGGCCGTGGGCTACCTCATCCTGTCCAACATCCCGGAAATCACGGCCTGGCGCTGGATGTACGCCACGGCGGTTCCCCCGGCCATCGTGGTGGTGCTGGCCCGTTTCTCCATCACGGACTCGGCCCCCTGGCTGGCGGCCCGGGGAAGAATCGCCGAGGCCGAGCAGGAAACCCAACGTTTGCTCAGGCGCGATCCCCCCTACCCGGGAAAGGTCACCCTGTCCCGGCCCGTCTCCGCAGCGGAAAGCGGGGAGGCCAGCGGATTCCGCGCCCTGTTCTCCCGGCGCTACCGCAGGGCCACCCTGCTGGCGGCCATCCCCTGGTTCCTCCAGGACCTCGGCACCTACGGCATCGGCATCTTCACGCCCACCATCCTGGCCTCGGTCCTCGGGACCAAGGCGCGGTACGCCCGCAACCTGGCCGACCTGCTCCACAACGACATGCTGGCCGCCAAAGGGGCCGCGTTCATCGACATCCTGCTGCTGGTGGGAATCATCGGGGCCGTGCTGCTGGTGGACCGGGCGGGCCGCATCCGGCTCCAGGTGATGGGGTTTCTTGGCTGCGCAGCGGGGCTGCTGCTGGCCGCCCTGTCACTGGAGGCGTCCGGCCATGCCAGGACCACGCTGCTCTTTTCCGGGTTCATGCTCTTCAGCTTCATGACCAACCTGGGACCCAACGCCATGACCTACCTCATCGCGGGCGAGGTCTTCCCCACCCGCATCCGGGGCCTGGGCGCGGGCATCGCCGCCTCCACGGCCAAGATAGGCGCGGTGGCCACGGCCTTCCTCTTTCCCGTGCTCCTGGCCGATATAGGCACCCAGACCATCCTCTACATCCTGGTGGGCACCTCCCTGGTCGGCGCGGCCGTCACCTGGGTCTGCCGCATCGAGACCACCGGAAAGAGCCTGGACGCCATCGAATATGATCGGGAAAAGGGATAA